The proteins below come from a single Bactrocera dorsalis isolate Fly_Bdor chromosome 5, ASM2337382v1, whole genome shotgun sequence genomic window:
- the LOC105227848 gene encoding putative phosphatidate phosphatase, which yields MCKTPSSRLLLRLIIDVVILIALCCVALIALPKLLPTTRRGFFCSDATLRYPYTASLLSRVHITIAVIALPAAIMLVVEMLWAAVRASHKTETTARTKRAGVQQFVFVGVNIPTFVSECYKIVGIYFFGLALVLIAARATKNFVGRLRPYFFDVCQPQLLETLGGGLACEHLDAPYAQNVTRGYIEDYECYELAASAELLSMARQSFPSSYTATVFYAMCFIVFYLQARLAARALLVLRTLLQFGLLILAALVAIERFYTHQNHSTDLLAGAVLGFFAAAFTTVAVADVFKSLPVKKRKPRDDATRIYGYYGVNRIAKYY from the coding sequence atgtgcaaaacgCCGAGTTCACGTCTGCTGCTGCGACTCATAATCGATGTTGTGATTTTAATTGCGCTCTGCTGCGTCGCGCTCATTGCGCTCCCCAAACTATTGCCCACCACACGCCGCGGTTTCTTCTGCAGCGACGCAACACTGCGCTACCCTTACACCGCTTCGCTGCTTAGTCGCGTACACATTACCATTGCGGTGATTGCCTTACCCGCCGCTATCATGTTGGTGGTGGAGATGTTGTGGGCGGCCGTACGCGCTTCACACAAAACCGAGACGACCGCACGCACGAAGCGCGCTGGCGTGCAGCAATTTGTATTCGTTGGCGTCAATATACCGACCTTCGTGAGCGAGTGCTACAAGATTGTTGGCATCTATTTCTTTGGTCTGGCGCTCGTGCTGATAGCTGCGCGCGCTACAAAGAATTTTGTCGGCCGCTTGCGCCCTTATTTCTTTGACGTCTGCCAGCCGCAACTGCTGGAGACGCTGGGCGGTGGTTTGGCTTGCGAGCACCTCGACGCGCCGTATGCGCAAAATGTCACCAGGGGTTATATTGAGGATTATGAGTGTTATGAGTTGGCCGCCTCGGCGGAGTTGTTGTCCATGGCGCGGCAATCCTTTCccagcagctatacagcgaCAGTCTTTTACGCCATGTGCTTCATTGTGTTTTATTTGCAGGCGCGCTTGGCTGCGCGTGCGCTGCTGGTGTTGAGAACTTTGTTGCAATTCGGTTTGCTAATTTTGGCCGCGCTGGTCGCAATCGAGCGCTTCTATACGCACCAGAATCATTCGACGGACTTATTGGCGGGTGCGGTTCTGGGCTTCTTTGCGGCAGCCTTTACCACAGTGGCGGTGGCAGATGTCTTCAAGAGTTTACCTGTGAAAAAGCGCAAGCCACGCGACGATGCTACGCGCATTTACGGATACTATGGTGTTAATCGCATTGCGAAATATTATTGA
- the LOC105227849 gene encoding putative phosphatidate phosphatase, with protein MSAMKDNRLTTADRRFLRSLLTDLIIFIVLSIPILICEFVLEPFRRGFFCDDESIRYPFRPNTITTVLLAVIVVAVPASIMLLVELTLFYRCDRIRETVLLLGYKVPAWLVEFAQHALYFTFGGLLTLEATEIGKFTIGRLRPHFISVCQPQLSDGSNCESPQNLHRYIENYVCVGSGYTSEDVWQARLSFPSGHSSLSFFALTYVAIYLQYKITWRGSKLTRHFLQFTLVMLAWFTALSRIMDNWHHWSDVLCGGLLGLAMALITARYITKEFKTPQACLRVELPRQDTCTTLNEIVPTPPPYTLGHGVDGSMPSLQGASNGSNTQSYSNEQYCSKV; from the coding sequence ATGAGCGCCATGAAAGACAATAGACTCACCACGGCCGATCGCCGTTTCCTGCGCAGCTTACTAACCGATCTAATCATCTTCATTGTGCTCAGCATACCGATCCTCATATGCGAGTTTGTGCTCGAACCTTTTCGACGCGGCTTCTTTTGTGACGACGAGTCGATACGTTATCCTTTTCGTCCAAATACGATAACCACTGTCCTCCTCGCTGTAATTGTTGTGGCTGTGCCGGCGTCAATAATGCTTTTAGTCGAATTAACGCTCTTCTATCGTTGCGATCGCATACGCGAAACGGTGTTGCTGCTCGGCTACAAGGTGCCCGCATGGCTGGTGGAATTCGCGCAGCATGCGCTCTACTTTACCTTCGGTGGTCTGCTAACGTTGGAGGCGACGGAGATCGGCAAGTTCACAATTGGACGGTTGCGTCCACATTTCATCAGCGTGTGTCAGCCACAGTTGAGCGACGGCAGCAATTGCGAGTCGCCACAGAATCTGCATCGCTACATTGAGAATTATGTTTGTGTGGGCAGTGGCTATACGTCGGAAGACGTATGGCAGGCGCGTCTCTCCTTCCCCAGCGGGCACTCGAGCTTGAGCTTCTTTGCGCTCACCTATGTCGCCATATATCTGCAGTACAAGATCACCTGGCGCGGTTCGAAATTGACGCGGCATTTCCTACAGTTCACACTCGTCATGTTGGCTTGGTTTACGGCGTTGTCGCGCATCATGGACAACTGGCATCACTGGTCGGATGTGCTTTGCGGCGGTCTGTTGGGTTTAGCAATGGCCTTGATTACGGCGCGTTATATAACAAAGGAATTTAAGACGCCTCAAGCGTGCTTGCGTGTGGAGCTGCCACGACAGGATACGTGCACGACGCTGAACGAGATTGTGCCGACGCCGCCACCGTATACGTTGGGACATGGCGTCGATGGCAGCATGCCGTCGCTGCAAGGGGCGAGCAATGGCAGCAACACGCAGAGCTACAGTAATGAGCAGTATTGCTCGAAAGTGTGA